The following proteins are co-located in the Oceanimonas sp. GK1 genome:
- a CDS encoding diguanylate cyclase domain-containing protein — MTATGSKKVRNSLGRRLMLIIMLVFGLYLLSASLFAYVIFSQYSGLAGAVGRHVERAMIAAELTRDAETIAAEVYELLVGNDRSVSAGNRRVENLASLYQGTRERLEQQGGPLSEADAAALDRWQRPFFSSLDRLNERLRAEQDLQAGQLRQVDELFLLLRRLSELPQGGELPLPEQRFAGPALAALGYAAAVLSAERPGHISRLQAYCDQQLRDLASLALTDPEFIALRTRLDEQLPTLFSRRGPLLRHARATLATARQTRVLAQKLTSATFGYHQRLKASAQQALQEQQVLMQRSLAGLLAASLMLVLITLGAIFYIRRAIIQRINRLGRAMQSHGEGRPVPIPTDGDDEISRMGATFEVFVKARASAEQQLAQANRHLQDMNQSLQRLSEVDELTQIPNRRCFDRHLDAEWRRAQREQRSLGLIMGDIDYFKRFNDEYGHQQGDECLHRVARALADQLHRQGDMVARYGGEEFIVLLPELDLGQTRHVAGRLLEAVRELNIAHGQSDHGIVTLSLGVVAGVPGLHDRIEDFVGRADKALYLAKKQGRNRLCPAPPECGAGDCRPG; from the coding sequence ATGACCGCCACCGGCAGTAAGAAGGTTCGCAACAGCCTGGGGCGACGGCTGATGCTGATCATCATGCTGGTGTTTGGGCTGTATCTGTTGTCGGCGTCGCTCTTTGCCTATGTGATCTTCAGCCAGTACTCGGGGCTGGCGGGGGCGGTGGGCCGTCATGTCGAGCGGGCCATGATCGCCGCCGAGCTGACCCGGGACGCCGAGACCATCGCCGCCGAAGTTTACGAACTGTTGGTGGGCAATGATCGTTCCGTGAGTGCCGGCAACCGGCGGGTGGAAAACCTGGCCAGTCTCTATCAGGGCACCCGCGAGCGGCTGGAGCAGCAAGGCGGCCCCTTGAGCGAGGCCGATGCCGCTGCCCTGGATCGCTGGCAGCGGCCGTTTTTCAGCAGCCTGGACCGCCTTAACGAACGGTTGCGGGCCGAGCAGGATCTGCAGGCGGGGCAGTTGCGCCAGGTGGACGAGTTGTTTCTGTTGCTCAGGCGCCTGTCCGAGCTGCCGCAGGGGGGCGAGTTGCCGTTGCCCGAGCAGCGCTTTGCCGGCCCGGCGCTGGCGGCCCTCGGCTACGCCGCCGCCGTTCTGAGTGCCGAGCGTCCGGGGCACATCAGCCGGCTGCAGGCCTACTGTGATCAGCAATTGCGCGATCTGGCCTCACTGGCCCTCACCGACCCCGAATTTATCGCGTTACGGACCCGGCTTGATGAACAGCTGCCCACCCTGTTCAGCCGGCGGGGCCCGCTGTTGCGCCATGCCCGCGCCACCCTGGCCACGGCCCGGCAGACCCGGGTATTGGCACAAAAGCTCACCAGTGCCACCTTTGGCTACCATCAGCGCCTCAAGGCCTCGGCCCAGCAGGCCCTGCAGGAGCAGCAGGTGCTGATGCAGCGTTCCCTGGCGGGGCTGCTGGCGGCGTCACTGATGCTGGTGCTGATCACCCTGGGCGCCATTTTCTATATTCGCCGGGCCATTATTCAGCGCATCAATCGCCTGGGCCGGGCCATGCAGTCCCACGGTGAGGGGCGGCCGGTGCCCATTCCCACCGACGGCGATGATGAAATCAGCCGCATGGGCGCCACCTTTGAAGTCTTCGTCAAGGCCCGGGCCAGTGCCGAGCAACAGCTGGCCCAGGCCAATCGTCACCTGCAGGACATGAACCAGTCGCTGCAGCGCCTTAGCGAGGTGGATGAGCTGACCCAGATCCCCAACCGGCGCTGCTTTGACCGGCACCTGGACGCCGAATGGCGCCGTGCCCAGCGCGAGCAGCGCTCGCTGGGACTGATCATGGGAGACATCGATTACTTCAAACGCTTTAACGACGAATACGGCCATCAGCAGGGGGATGAGTGCCTGCACCGGGTGGCCCGGGCGCTGGCCGATCAGCTGCATCGCCAGGGAGACATGGTGGCGCGCTATGGGGGCGAAGAGTTTATCGTGCTGTTGCCGGAGCTGGATCTGGGGCAGACCCGGCATGTGGCCGGACGGCTGCTGGAGGCGGTGCGCGAGCTCAATATTGCCCATGGCCAGTCCGACCATGGCATCGTGACCCTGAGCCTTGGCGTGGTGGCCGGTGTGCCCGGGCTGCATGATCGGATCGAGGATTTTGTGGGGCGGGCCGACAAGGCGTTGTATCTGGCCAAAAAACAGGGACGCAACCGGCTGTGCCCGGCTCCTCCCGAGTGCGGGGCCGGCGACTGCCGGCCCGGATAA
- a CDS encoding PQQ-dependent sugar dehydrogenase: MFRTLWMLLLLMLPLLSLPLAARDYAVQTLAEGLDHPWSLAELPDGRLLVSERRGRLWLLTPEGERTPVSGLPALATGGQGGLLDLRLHPDFAANRLLYFSFSQPGPGGAGTAVARARLTDHRLERLQVVFEQVPKTHGRAHFGSRLAFDPEGYLFITTGDRYHSRHQAQRLDNHLGKILRLHDDGRVPADNPFVETPGALPEIWSLGHRNLQGAAIHPDSGELWTHEHGPQGGDEVNRIQRGANYGWPVVTFGEEYGGGTIGEGSRKAGMVDPLWVWVPSIAPSGMLFYTGEAFPGWRGHLFVGALVGRRLIRLELDGERVTGEHHLLDELGWRIRALHQAADGGIYVLTDENNGRLLKLVPAAGG, encoded by the coding sequence ATGTTCAGGACCCTGTGGATGCTGTTGTTGCTGATGCTGCCGCTGCTGAGCCTGCCGCTGGCGGCCCGGGACTACGCCGTGCAGACCCTGGCCGAAGGACTGGATCATCCCTGGAGCCTGGCCGAGCTGCCCGACGGCCGCCTGCTGGTCAGCGAACGCCGGGGGCGGCTGTGGCTGCTGACGCCAGAGGGGGAGCGCACCCCGGTGTCCGGCTTGCCGGCCCTGGCCACCGGCGGCCAGGGAGGCCTGCTCGATCTCCGCCTGCACCCGGACTTTGCCGCCAACCGGCTGCTGTATTTCAGCTTCAGTCAGCCCGGCCCCGGCGGCGCCGGCACCGCCGTGGCCCGGGCCCGGCTGACCGATCACCGGCTGGAACGGCTGCAAGTGGTGTTTGAGCAGGTGCCCAAAACCCATGGCCGGGCCCACTTCGGCTCGCGCCTGGCCTTTGATCCCGAGGGGTACCTCTTTATTACCACCGGCGATCGTTACCACAGCCGGCACCAGGCCCAGCGCCTCGATAACCACCTGGGCAAGATCCTTCGGCTGCATGATGACGGCCGGGTGCCCGCCGACAATCCCTTTGTCGAGACTCCCGGCGCCCTGCCCGAGATCTGGAGCCTGGGGCACCGCAATCTGCAGGGCGCCGCCATTCACCCGGACAGCGGTGAGCTCTGGACCCATGAGCACGGCCCCCAGGGGGGTGACGAAGTCAACCGCATTCAAAGAGGCGCCAATTACGGCTGGCCGGTGGTGACCTTCGGCGAGGAATACGGCGGCGGCACCATAGGCGAAGGCAGCCGCAAGGCCGGCATGGTGGATCCGCTCTGGGTATGGGTCCCCTCCATCGCCCCTTCGGGTATGCTGTTTTACACCGGCGAGGCCTTTCCCGGCTGGCGCGGCCATCTCTTCGTGGGCGCCCTGGTCGGGCGCCGGCTGATACGGCTGGAGCTGGACGGAGAACGGGTGACGGGCGAACACCACCTGCTGGATGAACTGGGCTGGCGCATTCGCGCCCTGCACCAGGCCGCCGACGGCGGCATTTATGTGTTGACCGACGAGAACAACGGCCGCCTGCTCAAGCTGGTGCCGGCCGCCGGGGGCTGA
- a CDS encoding uracil-xanthine permease family protein has translation MKHSQSKSVFDYYGKPSFGKALPLSFQHILAMIMGAVTPPLIVAGVAGANGQETMMLVQLALLFSGISTLLQLYPVGRFGAGVPTIFGVGFAYVPSLIAIGSVYGIPGILGAQIAGGIAMIIVGLFIKQIRHLFPPVVAGTVVLVIGLSLYDIAIKYMAGSGNVNAEGFGSGQNWLVGITTLAVVLLCSQFGKGYLRLAAIIVGIIVGYVMSFAFGMVDFTSLHEAPWVIVPTPFSMGIEFHASAVISMVVICIVNSVQTIGDLSATTVGGMNRELKDKELSGGLLGNGLTTLVGSIFGALPTASFSQNVGIVAMTKVISRYVLGIAAVFLVIAGLMPKFGAVMTTIPYPVLGGATIIVFGMITMTGIQLLVKDELSSRNITIVALSVALAMGINAVPEAIAQLGDTARMLIGSPVIVAATVAFVLNMVLPRKSLKDEAREREEIERQMNQGSAKSDAKSDNAQLREASAGN, from the coding sequence ATGAAACACAGCCAAAGCAAATCGGTATTCGATTACTACGGCAAGCCGTCTTTCGGTAAAGCACTGCCGCTCTCCTTCCAGCACATACTGGCGATGATCATGGGTGCGGTCACACCGCCGCTCATCGTGGCCGGCGTGGCCGGGGCCAATGGCCAGGAAACCATGATGCTGGTGCAGCTTGCACTGCTGTTTTCCGGTATTTCCACCCTGCTGCAGCTTTACCCTGTCGGCCGTTTCGGTGCCGGCGTCCCCACCATCTTCGGTGTGGGTTTTGCCTATGTGCCCAGCCTTATCGCCATTGGCTCCGTGTACGGCATTCCCGGCATTCTCGGGGCGCAAATCGCCGGCGGTATCGCCATGATCATTGTGGGTCTGTTCATCAAGCAAATTCGTCACCTGTTTCCGCCCGTGGTGGCCGGTACCGTGGTGCTGGTGATCGGCCTGTCCCTGTATGACATCGCCATCAAGTACATGGCCGGCAGCGGCAACGTCAACGCCGAGGGCTTTGGCAGTGGCCAGAACTGGCTGGTGGGCATCACCACCCTGGCCGTGGTGCTGCTGTGCTCCCAGTTCGGCAAGGGCTACCTGCGCCTGGCCGCCATTATTGTGGGCATTATCGTGGGTTACGTAATGTCCTTTGCCTTTGGCATGGTTGACTTCACCAGCCTGCATGAAGCGCCCTGGGTGATTGTGCCCACGCCCTTCTCCATGGGCATTGAGTTCCACGCTTCTGCGGTGATTTCCATGGTGGTCATTTGTATCGTCAACTCGGTACAGACCATTGGTGACCTGTCTGCCACCACCGTCGGCGGCATGAACCGTGAGCTGAAAGACAAGGAGCTGTCCGGCGGCCTGCTGGGCAACGGCCTGACCACCCTGGTGGGCTCCATCTTTGGTGCCCTGCCCACCGCCTCCTTCAGCCAGAATGTGGGCATTGTGGCCATGACCAAGGTGATCAGCCGCTATGTGCTGGGCATTGCCGCCGTGTTCCTGGTGATTGCCGGCCTGATGCCCAAGTTCGGCGCCGTGATGACCACCATTCCCTACCCGGTGCTGGGTGGTGCCACCATCATAGTGTTCGGCATGATCACCATGACCGGTATTCAGTTGCTGGTAAAAGACGAGCTGTCTTCCCGCAACATCACCATAGTGGCCCTGTCCGTGGCCCTGGCCATGGGCATCAATGCCGTGCCCGAAGCCATTGCCCAGCTGGGCGACACCGCCCGCATGCTGATCGGCTCGCCGGTCATCGTGGCGGCCACCGTGGCCTTTGTACTGAACATGGTACTGCCCCGGAAATCCCTGAAGGACGAAGCCCGCGAGCGTGAGGAAATTGAGCGCCAGATGAACCAGGGTTCCGCCAAGTCAGACGCCAAGAGCGACAACGCCCAGCTGCGCGAAGCCAGCGCCGGCAACTGA
- a CDS encoding plasmid pRiA4b ORF-3 family protein, whose amino-acid sequence MLITLTVRLISGMYAHHDWACELEIDDGASLHELHHAIQQAVRFNNDHMYSFFIARQEHSADRLHFDGDEYSLDAAISTLFPLPKGKKLFYWFDFGDDWIFQVSRSRKKPRSCSPGRSYPRVTGETGTRPVQYEGYDPHAEPEW is encoded by the coding sequence ATGCTCATTACTCTCACCGTACGGCTGATCTCCGGCATGTACGCTCATCACGACTGGGCCTGCGAGCTGGAAATCGACGACGGCGCCTCACTGCACGAGCTGCATCATGCCATTCAGCAAGCGGTACGGTTCAACAACGATCACATGTACTCCTTTTTTATCGCCCGCCAGGAGCACAGCGCCGATCGCCTGCACTTTGACGGCGACGAATACTCCCTCGACGCGGCCATTTCGACCCTGTTCCCGCTGCCCAAAGGCAAAAAACTGTTCTACTGGTTCGACTTTGGCGACGACTGGATTTTTCAGGTATCCCGCTCCCGCAAAAAGCCGAGATCCTGCTCGCCGGGACGGTCCTATCCCCGCGTGACCGGGGAAACCGGCACCCGACCGGTGCAGTATGAAGGCTATGATCCCCATGCCGAGCCGGAGTGGTAA
- a CDS encoding YtoQ family protein, with amino-acid sequence MSDKIWNVYLSGEIHTDWREQIIHGCEARGLKVRFSSAVTDHDASDMVGVNILGSEEDNFWRDRKASGINSIRTSTHIKEADLVVVRFGPKYKQWNAAFDAGFAVASGVPIITLHDAEHDHPLKEVDEAAKATCRHPEQVVEILAYLMS; translated from the coding sequence ATGAGCGACAAGATCTGGAACGTCTACCTCTCCGGCGAAATTCACACCGACTGGCGCGAGCAAATCATCCATGGTTGCGAAGCCCGGGGCCTGAAGGTGCGCTTCAGCTCCGCCGTGACCGATCACGATGCCAGCGACATGGTGGGCGTCAACATTCTGGGCAGCGAGGAAGACAACTTCTGGCGTGACCGCAAGGCCTCCGGCATCAACAGCATCCGCACCTCCACCCACATCAAGGAAGCGGACCTGGTGGTGGTGCGTTTCGGGCCCAAATACAAGCAGTGGAACGCCGCCTTTGACGCCGGCTTTGCCGTGGCCTCCGGTGTCCCCATCATCACCCTGCACGACGCCGAGCACGATCATCCGCTGAAGGAAGTGGACGAGGCCGCCAAGGCCACCTGCCGTCATCCGGAGCAGGTGGTGGAGATCCTGGCCTACCTGATGTCCTGA
- a CDS encoding rhodanese-like domain-containing protein, whose product MNIRLATLLLSLATPLTAAESPIWIDVRSPEEYQQDHLPGAVLIPHTHIARGVTERYPNRTTLINLYGEDGRRSRMAMEALQALGYSRVADLGSLSRLRGDEPAPLPVVHTAGHSITQE is encoded by the coding sequence ATGAACATTCGCCTCGCCACCTTGCTGCTGAGCCTGGCCACGCCGCTAACGGCCGCCGAGTCCCCGATATGGATAGACGTGCGCAGCCCCGAGGAATACCAGCAGGATCACCTGCCCGGCGCCGTACTCATTCCCCATACCCACATCGCCCGGGGCGTGACCGAGCGTTACCCCAACCGCACGACCCTCATCAACCTCTACGGCGAGGATGGCCGGCGCTCACGCATGGCGATGGAAGCACTGCAGGCGCTGGGCTACAGCCGGGTGGCAGACCTGGGCAGCCTGAGCCGGCTCAGGGGAGACGAGCCGGCCCCCTTGCCCGTGGTGCACACCGCCGGCCATTCGATCACGCAGGAATAA
- the ovoA gene encoding 5-histidylcysteine sulfoxide synthase, with translation MFMHTLADAVTRTPLLTGTDPVQKREEIRRYFHQTFSLYEALFDCITTDAAYYSRPEPLRHPLIFYFGHTAVFFINKLVLGKYLPARIDERLESMFAIGVDEMSWDDLNEAHYDWPSLAHTRDYRDRVRETVDRFISEMPLTLPISQDSAAWIVLMGIEHERIHLETSSVIMRMLPLAQLRPHPLWAACRESGSAPPNALLPVAGDILTLGKPASATTYGWDNEYGSKTVEVQPFRVSKYLVSNGEYAAFVQDGGYHKPEHWTEEGRQWLAFTQATLPRFWLERDGQYFQRNLLEEIPLPQDWPVEVNYLEAKAFCNWKAAQTGRHIRLPTEAEWTLLRNRIDADQPDWERAPGNLNLEYYASSCPVNRFEHDGIHDITGNVWQWTETPIDGFPGFEVHPLYDDFSTPTFDNRHNLFKGGSWISTGNEATRYSRYAFRRHFFQHAGFRYIESDNPEVPVEPVNTYETDELVAQYLEFHYGDRYFDVPNYPVACVNALLSHVPAINKGRALDLGCSVGRASFELARHFDKVDGIDFSARFIQHGFQLKESGQTRFAIPTEGDLVEFKQASLADMGYAEVAHRIEFVQGDAHNLKPRFTGYDLIFCGNLIDRLYDPAAFLAQVHQRLNAGGCLVLTSPYTWLEDYTPKEKWLGGVKVNGENFSTLDGLKAVLGERFELVGQQDVPFVIRETRRKFQHTLAEMTVWQLK, from the coding sequence ATGTTCATGCACACACTGGCCGATGCCGTAACCCGAACCCCGCTGCTGACCGGTACGGATCCGGTACAAAAACGGGAAGAAATCCGTCGTTACTTTCACCAGACCTTCAGCCTCTATGAGGCGCTGTTCGACTGCATTACCACCGATGCCGCCTACTATTCCCGGCCCGAACCCCTGCGCCATCCGTTGATCTTCTATTTTGGCCACACCGCGGTGTTTTTCATCAACAAGCTGGTGCTGGGCAAGTACCTGCCGGCGCGCATTGACGAACGGCTGGAGTCGATGTTCGCCATCGGCGTGGACGAAATGTCCTGGGACGATCTGAACGAGGCCCACTACGACTGGCCCAGCCTGGCCCACACACGCGACTACCGCGACCGGGTGCGGGAAACGGTGGATCGGTTTATCAGCGAGATGCCGCTAACCCTGCCTATCAGCCAGGATTCCGCCGCCTGGATAGTGCTGATGGGCATTGAACACGAGCGCATTCACCTGGAAACCTCCTCGGTGATCATGCGCATGCTGCCCCTGGCGCAGCTCAGGCCGCACCCCTTGTGGGCCGCCTGTCGAGAGTCCGGCAGCGCGCCGCCAAATGCCCTGTTGCCGGTGGCCGGCGACATCCTCACCCTGGGCAAGCCCGCCTCGGCCACCACCTACGGCTGGGACAACGAATACGGCAGCAAAACGGTGGAGGTACAGCCGTTCCGGGTGTCGAAATACCTGGTGTCCAACGGCGAATACGCGGCGTTTGTGCAGGATGGCGGTTACCACAAGCCGGAGCACTGGACCGAGGAAGGCCGCCAGTGGCTGGCGTTTACTCAGGCCACGCTGCCCCGTTTCTGGCTGGAGCGTGACGGCCAGTATTTCCAGCGTAACCTGCTGGAAGAGATACCGCTGCCGCAGGACTGGCCGGTGGAGGTGAACTACCTTGAAGCCAAGGCCTTCTGTAACTGGAAGGCGGCACAAACCGGCCGCCATATTCGCCTGCCCACCGAAGCCGAATGGACCCTGCTGCGCAACCGTATCGACGCCGATCAGCCCGACTGGGAGCGGGCGCCGGGCAACCTCAACCTGGAATATTACGCGTCGTCCTGCCCGGTCAACCGCTTTGAGCACGACGGCATCCATGACATTACCGGCAATGTCTGGCAGTGGACCGAAACCCCCATCGACGGCTTTCCCGGCTTTGAGGTGCATCCGCTGTACGACGACTTTTCCACCCCGACCTTTGACAATCGCCACAACCTGTTCAAGGGCGGCTCCTGGATCTCGACCGGCAACGAGGCCACCCGTTACTCCCGCTATGCCTTTCGCCGGCATTTCTTTCAGCATGCGGGCTTTCGCTACATTGAATCCGACAACCCCGAGGTCCCCGTGGAGCCTGTCAACACCTATGAAACCGACGAGCTGGTCGCCCAGTACCTGGAATTCCATTATGGCGACCGCTATTTTGATGTGCCCAACTACCCGGTGGCCTGCGTCAATGCGCTGCTGAGCCATGTACCCGCAATAAACAAGGGCCGGGCACTGGATCTGGGCTGCTCCGTGGGCCGGGCCAGTTTTGAGCTGGCGCGCCACTTCGACAAGGTGGACGGCATCGACTTTTCCGCCCGTTTTATTCAGCACGGCTTTCAGCTCAAGGAAAGCGGCCAGACCCGCTTTGCCATTCCCACCGAAGGGGATCTGGTGGAGTTCAAGCAGGCCAGCCTGGCGGACATGGGCTATGCCGAAGTGGCTCATCGCATCGAGTTTGTGCAGGGCGATGCCCACAACCTCAAGCCCCGCTTTACCGGCTATGACCTCATCTTCTGCGGCAACCTGATTGACCGGCTCTACGATCCGGCGGCTTTTCTGGCCCAGGTGCACCAGCGGCTCAATGCCGGTGGCTGCCTGGTGCTGACCTCGCCTTACACCTGGCTGGAAGACTATACGCCGAAGGAAAAATGGCTGGGCGGGGTCAAGGTCAACGGCGAAAACTTCAGCACCCTCGATGGCCTGAAGGCGGTGCTGGGCGAACGGTTCGAGCTGGTCGGCCAGCAGGACGTGCCCTTTGTGATAAGGGAAACCCGGCGCAAGTTTCAGCATACCCTGGCCGAGATGACGGTCTGGCAACTGAAGTAA
- a CDS encoding pyrimidine/purine nucleoside phosphorylase: MSQADTQFDNVSVLKQANVYHDGKVTSRVVKFADGSHKTLGIMLPGEYTFGTEAAELMEITAGELDVQLPGSEQWQRIQGGQSFEVPANASFNLKVHSLVDYCCSYFQ, translated from the coding sequence ATGTCTCAAGCCGACACTCAGTTCGACAATGTTTCCGTCCTCAAACAGGCCAATGTGTACCACGACGGCAAGGTCACCAGCCGCGTCGTGAAGTTTGCCGACGGCAGCCACAAGACCCTGGGCATCATGCTGCCCGGTGAATACACCTTTGGCACCGAGGCCGCCGAGCTGATGGAAATCACCGCCGGTGAGCTGGACGTACAGCTGCCGGGCAGCGAGCAATGGCAGCGCATTCAGGGCGGCCAGTCCTTTGAGGTGCCCGCCAACGCCAGCTTCAACCTCAAGGTTCACAGCCTGGTGGATTACTGCTGCTCTTACTTCCAGTAA
- a CDS encoding amino acid ABC transporter substrate-binding protein has translation MAIQGLGKVAGGLALVLLLLAGVPAQGSTLQQALRHGDIRCGVFPDDPGRSAIDESGAWRGFYVDFCRATAAALFGDPERVQYVEVDATSRFTSLQQKRSDVVMYSATWTLGREDQYQVAFPAIYLFDGQGVLVRTGSGITQLSDLDGKSVCVTENTTTHSNLLTLLERDQIHARVVFSNGDSFFRGHCDAYTADRINLAINRAHRADDPEHYHMLPELLSREPISPMVRNDDPEWSRVIRAVVHALILADDKGVTQGNVARARAQSRDVEVRNLLGASGNLGERLGLPADWAYQAIRSVGNYSEIYQRHFGPNTPVNMPQGLNQPWSRGGLLFAPLFR, from the coding sequence ATGGCAATACAAGGTCTTGGCAAGGTCGCCGGTGGGCTGGCGCTGGTGCTGTTATTGCTGGCGGGCGTGCCGGCACAGGGGAGCACCCTGCAGCAGGCGTTGCGCCATGGCGATATTCGTTGTGGGGTCTTTCCGGATGATCCCGGCCGCAGTGCCATTGATGAAAGCGGCGCCTGGCGCGGTTTTTACGTGGACTTCTGCCGGGCCACCGCCGCGGCCCTGTTTGGCGATCCGGAGCGGGTGCAGTATGTGGAAGTGGATGCCACCAGCCGTTTTACCAGCCTGCAGCAAAAGCGCAGCGACGTGGTCATGTACAGTGCCACCTGGACCCTTGGCCGGGAAGATCAGTACCAGGTGGCCTTTCCCGCCATCTACCTGTTCGACGGCCAGGGCGTGCTGGTGCGTACCGGCTCGGGCATCACGCAGCTGTCTGATCTCGATGGCAAGTCGGTGTGCGTAACCGAAAACACCACCACCCACAGCAATCTGCTGACCCTGCTGGAGCGGGATCAGATCCATGCCCGGGTCGTGTTTTCCAATGGCGACAGTTTTTTCCGGGGCCACTGCGATGCCTACACCGCCGATCGCATCAACCTGGCCATCAACCGGGCCCACCGGGCCGACGATCCCGAACACTACCACATGTTGCCCGAGCTGCTGTCCCGGGAGCCGATAAGTCCCATGGTGCGCAACGATGATCCCGAATGGAGCAGGGTGATCCGCGCCGTGGTTCATGCCCTGATCCTGGCTGACGACAAGGGGGTCACTCAAGGCAATGTGGCGCGCGCCCGTGCCCAAAGCCGCGATGTGGAAGTCCGCAACCTGCTTGGCGCCAGCGGTAATCTCGGCGAGCGGCTGGGCCTGCCCGCCGACTGGGCCTATCAGGCCATTCGCAGCGTGGGCAACTACAGCGAAATCTACCAGCGCCACTTTGGCCCCAACACCCCGGTGAACATGCCCCAGGGGCTGAACCAGCCCTGGTCCCGGGGCGGGCTGCTGTTCGCGCCCCTGTTTCGCTGA